The window ACTCTAATGCGACTATGGTAAAGGAAAAATATGTAGTGATTAACCCAGAAGGAACAAAAATATACGACCAGCCCAAGTTTGATTCTAAAGTAGTGGCTTATTTAAATTTCGGTGATTTAGTTTTAAAGTCAGAATCAATTGTTTCAAAAGATTTGCTTTTAGTAGCTAATAATATCAGATTACCTGGAAATTGGATTGTAGTTAATAAAGAAAATACTAAAGCTTATATTTTCAGCGCACATTTGAGTAATCGTGAAAATATTTTATATGTAGATGACCATGGTGCTAAGACTTACAATTTAAAAGGTGAATTATTAGGAAGTTCTACTAACACTATTTCAAAACCTACAACTTCTGGCGGCACGTTCAAAACTACCACTAAAGATGAAGAATTTGAAAATGCCTTAAGAAAAGAAATCTTTACAGATTGTCTTTTTGTAACCATCAATTACAAATCTGCTGATCTTAATGAGCTGTATTTTGAAGTAATTCATAAATTTGTTCCATTATCTCAAGATGGTCAACTGGAACTTCCAGTTCGTAACTTTCAAAAATATAATGAAGTGATTTTTGAGAGTATGGGTGCTTTAGAAGATTTAAAAATTACTATTTCTGGCGAAGAAGGTTCTGTAATTAGTTATTACACTTGCGATTAAATGAAAAAGCTCTTTAAAACCTATGTTTCAAAGAGCTTCCGATGGGCTAATTAATATATCGACCTATTATTGTACAGTTACATCAAAACTTACTTGTACATCAGTTTCTCCACCTGCATCAGATAACGTACCGTTATTAGGCTTAGTAGGCTCATGGCGTAAAACGATTGTAAGCGTTCCTGTTCCAGCAGCACCTGTTGTCAAAGTTGAAGTAACTCCTAAAGGATTTCCATCAGCATCTACATCTGTTTTTGATACAACTACACCTGCAACCGTACTGTTGTAAAACACTTCATGCTCGTCTCCTTCTGCAATTACTTCCAATGTAATATTCTCAGCTGGTGATTCTAATTCATTTTCAAAACGAACTTCACCGTTGTAACTAGCTCCCGCAGTGAATGCTTTAGATACTGTTTCCACAGGATCTAGTGGTCCATCTCCGTCTGCATCCACAGACCGTAGAATAACCTCATCAGTATTATCTACCGCGTTTGTTAATGTGTAAGTTACCGTAGTAATTACTTCTTCTTCATTAATAATTTGTGGAGTATCGTCATCTTCACAAGATGTCATACTCACTACTGCGATTGCAGCCATTGCTAGGGTTTGAATTGCTTTTTTCATAGTTAAAAATTAAAAATTAAGGTTAAAAATTAAAGGTTATAAATAAATTGAACTTGTATGTCGCGACCTACTTCATCAGCATAAAAGCGCTGTCTATTGAGATAGTTGCGATAAGAGGTATTAAATATGTTGTTAGAGGTTATTGATAATTTCGCTTTCGCGAAAGCGTAACTTATACCAGCATTCCACAAACTGTAAGCCTCTGGAGTCTGAGATATTTGAACGGTACGATTTTCAAACGTTCCATCATCAAGTGGGACAAGAACTTCGTAATCGTTATCAGGGAATCTGTTTTGTTGCCACACATATTGATGTGTAAGTTGAAAATTAATTCCAGTATCAGCCACGTCGTGCCAAATGACGTCATTTTGAATTTGTACAGGTGGCATGTCAATAAGCGCCTGATCATTAGATGTGTCAGTTCCATGTATATAAGAAAAGCTAGTCGATAGGGAGATCAGTTTTTTAAGGTTATAGATAATCTCATTAGGATTAGATTTCATTTCTTTAGAAGGCTTTCTGGTATAGAAATCATAAGTAGCATGAGCATCTATTCCATAAAGAAGGGCATT is drawn from Nonlabens dokdonensis DSW-6 and contains these coding sequences:
- a CDS encoding type 1 periplasmic binding fold superfamily protein; the protein is MKKAIQTLAMAAIAVVSMTSCEDDDTPQIINEEEVITTVTYTLTNAVDNTDEVILRSVDADGDGPLDPVETVSKAFTAGASYNGEVRFENELESPAENITLEVIAEGDEHEVFYNSTVAGVVVSKTDVDADGNPLGVTSTLTTGAAGTGTLTIVLRHEPTKPNNGTLSDAGGETDVQVSFDVTVQ